A genomic stretch from Pochonia chlamydosporia 170 chromosome 4, whole genome shotgun sequence includes:
- a CDS encoding lipase, class 3 (similar to Metarhizium robertsii ARSEF 23 XP_007820712.1): protein MGFFSSKPKQQKLSKSNLKPASLTSPPNVYTSPAPQPKPSRINIHHPATSQPHFNHSASSYHLPAPPAYTPTPQYQSSPPRQDAFNLGRFSNSMVDLAQDLIPTNTAALRKQLASSTNVASAAYDDIRTRFDSVMTLIDCESLSGHEKSLFLCQEPTPQNSLVPYNPQPPIEPAENTDRALGFGKKRSGDQKKKAQSSQTAHVAASVVSGNYFSKVELYANSKLPMNLPPLRLYMATWPLLCLAAQYSHNVYTTPQAHELNTYIPSSLRNNTKAMRIKSVSMDHAHTIVFAIRGTASFSDWAVNLNMAPSAPTNFLDDEGNYCHAGFLSVARKMVKPVAVRLRQLLEEDPGRAGYSLLMTGHSAGGAIAALLYSHMLSRIDSELTLLAGCFKRIHCVTFGAPPISLLPLETPKRKELKRSLFLSFINEGDPVARASKSYVRSLIELLTNPPPKSASSKDRKYRRPEWKVPPSTLSNAGRIVVLRTGDPHAIATDYKTVRERLEEGVVAVTCREDQLRGVIWGDPVAHMMSLYAGRIEVLAVGAVTLKRR from the exons AtgggcttcttcagctccaagccaaagcagcaaaagctgtccaagtccaacctCAAACCCGCTTCACTGACATCACCTCCCAACGTCTACACATCTCCTGCACCTCAACCAAAACCATCACGaatcaacatccatcaccCAGCTACTTCGCAACCGCATTTCAATCACAGCGCCTCCTCCTATCATCTCCCAGCTCCACCAGCTTACACTCCCACGCCGCAATATCAATCCAGCCCACCTCGCCAAGATGCATTCAACCTCGGCCGCTTCTCAAACTCCATGGTCGACCTCGCGCAAGACCTGATACCTACCAATACCGCTGCGCTACGTAAACAACTCGCTTCGTCTACAAACGTCGCATCCGCAGCGTACGATGATATCCGCACCCGCTTCGACAGCGTCATGACGCTCATAGATTGCGAAAGTCTCTCCGGCCACGAGAAGAGTCTCTTCCTGTGTCAAGAGCCCACTCCCCAGAATAGTCTCGTCCCATACAACCCCCAACCTCCAATAGAGCCAGCTGAAAATACAGACCGGGCACTGGGATTCGGAAAGAAGCGCTCTGGCGATCAGAAGAAAAAGGCACAGTCTTCGCAAACAGCCCATGTCGCGGCGTCAGTTGTATCCGGAAACTATTTCTCCAAGGTCGAACTATACGCCAACTCCAAACTACCCATGAATCTACCCCCTCTCCGTCT ATacatggcaacatggccGCTCCTCTGCCTAGCTGCCCAATACTCCCATAACGTCTACACAACCCCCCAAGCCCACGAACTAAACACCTACATCCCTTCCTCCCTccgcaacaacaccaaagccatgCGCATCAAATCCGTTTCCATGGACCACGCACACACCATTGTCTTTGCCATTCGCGGCACCGCTTCCTTCTCCGACTGGGCCGtcaacctcaacatggcGCCTTCAGCACCCACAAACTTCCTCGACGACGAGGGCAACTACTGCCACGCGGGCTTCCTCTCCGTGGCTCGCAAAATGGTCAAACCCGTTGCCGTAAGACTACGACAGCTGCTGGAAGAAGATCCCGGAAGAGCAGGCTACTCGCTCCTCATGACGGGCCATTCTGCCGGCGGCGCAATAGCAGCCCTGCTGTACAGCCACATGCTAAGTCGGATCGACAGCGAATTGACTCTGCTGGCTGGATGTTTCAAGCGCATACACTGCGTCACGTTTGGCGCGCCGCCCATAAGCCTCCTGCCATTAGAGACACCGAAGAGGAAGGAACTGAAAAGGAGCCTCTTTCTAAGCTTCATCAACGAAGGGGACCCTGTGGCCCGCGCATCAAAGTCCTACGTCCGGTCGCTTATTGAGCTGCTGACCAACCCGCCACCAAAGTCTGCATCTTCAAAGGACAGGAAATACCGTAGACCAGAGTGGAAAGTCCCGCCTTCAACACTCAGCAACGCCGGGAGGATAGTTGTTCTGCGGACAGGAGATCCTCATGCCATAGCGACGGATTACAAGACCGTCAGGGAGAGATTGGAGGAAGGCGTCGTGGCAGTGACGTGTAGGGAGGACCAGTTAAGGGGTGTGATTTGGGGGGATCCGGTGGCGCATATGATGAGTTTGTACGCTGGGAGGATAGAAGTTTTGGCCGTGGGGGCAGTGACGCTGAAGAGGAGGTGA
- a CDS encoding MFS transporter (similar to Neosartorya fischeri NRRL 181 XP_001265539.1) has protein sequence MSQTETIQVIHQTPIPTQSHDEIYHPNQQNAQDASNPAESPHPPSLSLTNIQILTIMTSLCACIFIAALDVTIVTTALPTITAHFKSNSAYTWIGTAFVLAHTASTPSWGKISDIWGRKPVMLVANAIFFAGSLVCALVDELDVFIAGRAIQGLGAGGMQTMVNICISDLFSQRDRGVYYGLTSVVWAVASGVGPVIGGAFTTKLSWRWCFWINLPIIGAVFVLLLVSLKLPTPNTSIRAGLKAIDWSGSFLIAGGTLMLLLGLYLGGIHDPWNSATVVSLIVFGIVTAGLFILNEWKMASYPVIPIHLFRSVSSAAAYALCFFHGFVFLGTAYYLPLYFQAVLLASPLVSGVYLLPFIVSSCVVAALTGLYIQKTGKYMPAMYIGLVTMTLGIGLLIDIGVDKNWGKIIGFQVIAGAGVGMNWEGPLLAVQAVLPSRDVAAATTTMGFMRTISTAISVVIGGVVFQNQMNTKQGYLKEKLGAELAAAFDGANATFNVEVVKTLPEEQQFFVRTAFYESMRTMWIVYVGLSALALVLGFLVRGHHLSKEHQITEPGLREEGSGSSEPVHTTGRVASEAHEMQLTSRRA, from the exons ATGTCTCAAACAGAAACCATACAAGTCATACACCAAACCCCAATTCCAACCCAATCCCACGACGAAATCTACcacccaaaccaacaaaACGCTCAGGATGCATCTAATCCAGCCGAATCACCACATCccccctccctctccctcaccaacatccaaatcCTCACAATAATGACCTCCCTCTGCGCATGTATATTCATCGCCGCCCTCGACGTCACCATCGTCACGACCGCCCTCCccaccatcaccgcccaCTTCAAGTCCAACTCGGCATATACATGGATCGGCACGGCTTTCGTGCTCGCCCACACGGCCAGCACACCCTCCTGGGGCAAGATATCCGACATTTGGGGCCGCAAGCCAGTCATGCTAGTTGCCaatgccatcttcttcgcagGCAGCCTCGTGTGTGCGCTCGTCGATGAGCTGGATGTCTTTATTGCGGGACGGGCGATCCAGGGTCTGGGGGCGGGCGGCATGCAGACCATGGTGAATATCTGTATAAGTGATTTGTTTAGCCAGCGGGATAGGGGCGTGTATTACGGTTTGACATCGGTGGTTTGGGCTGTGGCAAGTGGTGTTGGGCCTGTTATCGGAGGGGCGTTTACCACAAAGTTGAG ttggcggtggtgtttttggaTCAATT TGCCGATAATTGGAGCTGTGTTTGTGCTGCTCTTGGTTTCTCTCAAGTTGCCGACGCCGAATACGTCTATTCGAGCTGGTCTTAAGGCGATTGACTGGTCGGGAAGTTTTCTCATCGCAGGAGGTACATTGATGCTCCTTCTGGGCTTGTACCTCGGTGGCATTCACGATCCGTGGAACTCGGCCACAGTGGTGTCGCTTATTGTGTTTGGTATAGTCACTGCAGGGTTATTCATCCTGAACGAGTGGAAGATGGCATCTTACCCCGTTATCCCTATCCACCTGTTCCGGAGTGTCTCTTCAGCTGCCGCCTACGCACTCTGCTTTTTCCATGGATTCGTCTTCCTCGGCACGGCGTACTATCTACCCTTGTACTTTCAGGCCGTTCTCCTGGCCAGCCCCCTGGTATCAGGCGTCTACCTGCTGCCGTTCATAGTGTCATCGTGTGTAGTCGCCGCTCTCACGGGACTGTATATCCAGAAGACTGGCAAGTATATGCCCGCCATGTATATCGGCCTTGTAACCATGACGCTTGGCATCGGTCTGCTCATCGACATCGGCGTCGACAAGAACTGGGGCAAGATTATTGGGTTCCAGGTTattgctggtgctggcgtcGGTATGAACTGGGAGGGACCTCTGCTTGCTGTTCAGGCGGTGTTGCCGTCGCGGGATGTCGCTGCGGCTACGACTACCATGGGGTTTATGAGGACGATTTCGACCGCCATTTCGGTTGTTATTGGTGGCGTGGTGTTCCAGAACCAAATGAATACCAAGCAGGGCTACttgaaggagaagcttggtGCGGAACTAGCCGCGGCGTTTGATGGTGCGAATGCTACGTTTAACGTTGAGGTGGTTAAGACGTTGCCTGAGGAGCAGCAGTTTTTTGTTAGGACAGCGTTTTACGAGAGCATGAGAACAATGTGGATTGTG TACGTTGGACTATCTGCGCTGGCATTGGTATTGGGGTTTCTCGTTCGCGGACACCATCTCAGCAAGGAGCACCAAATTACGGAGCCGGGACTCCGAGAAGAAGGTTCCGGATCGTCAGAGCCAGTTCACACTACAGGGCGAGTTGCAAGTGAAGCCCACGAGATGCAACTCACTTCGCGAAGAGCATAA
- a CDS encoding adenosine deaminase (similar to Verticillium alfalfae VaMs.102 XP_003009554.1), producing MNNLQISPFIASLPKVELHIHIEGTLQPLLRWTLAQRNNIPLKFKDQTYTTYDELLQSYKVTYNHRPELGGRKDVPTFLEAYFAGCEVLLKEQDFYDLAMDYLKRCQAMNVRYVEPFFDIQAHTRRGVAADAVLNGYLRAQRDGAEKYGVKSQWIFCFLRDEPVEDGEAAYQTALPWATCKGGHGLFHAVGLASNAFERPPVLFKDAFARAKEDGLHITTHCDFGQKDTHEHIRQAIFDVGIERIDHGLDVLDREELVEGLKARGVGLTLCPHAYHRRTATEVLFPKLRQLLDRGVKYCINSDDPVYMHDVWIDGNQEKTYHYGGLSKAEMVQLARNAVDMCWADEQTKKDIYTELDTIDTN from the coding sequence ATGAACAACCTCCAAATATCCCCCTTCATCGCCTCCCTCCCCAAAGTCGAActccacatccacatcgaAGGCACCCTCCAGCCTCTCCTCCGCTGGACCCTCGCCCAACGCAACAACATCCCCCTCAAATTCAAAGACCAAACCTACACCACCTACGACGAGCTCCTACAATCCTACAAAGTCACATACAACCACCGCCCCGAGCTAGGCGGCCGCAAAGATGTGCCCACCTTCCTGGAAGCCTACTTCGCGGGCTGCGAGGTTCTCCTCAAAGAACAAGACTTCTACGACCTAGCCATGGACTACCTCAAGCGCTGCCAGGCCATGAACGTGCGGTACGTCGAGCCCTTCTTCGACATCCAGGCCCACACGCGAAGGGGAGTGGCGGCAGATGCCGTCCTAAACGGCTATCTGAGAGCGCAGAGGGACGGCGCAGAAAAGTACGGCGTCAAGTCCCAGTGGATATTCTGCTTCCTGCGAGATGAACCcgttgaggatggcgaggcCGCATATCAGACTGCCTTGCCGTGGGCGACGTGTAAAGGTGGACATGGGCTATTCCACGCGGTAGGACTGGCGAGCAATGCGTTTGAACGACCGCCTGTTTTGTTTAAGGATGCTTTTGCGCGTGCCAAGGAGGATGGGTTGCATATCACGACGCATTGCGACTTTGGGCAGAAGGATACGCATGAGCATATTCGTCAGGCGATTTTTGATGTTGGTATCGAGAGGATCGACCATGGATTGGATGTTCTTGATCGAGAGGAGCTGGTGGAAGGTTTGAAGGCAAGGGGTGTTGGCTTGACGCTCTGTCCGCATGCGTATCATCGACGGACGGCGACGGAGGTGCTGTTTCCTAAGTTGCGGCAGCTGCTGGACAGGGGTGTCAAGTACTGTATTAACAGTGATGATCCTGTGTATATGCATGATGTGTGGATTGATGGGAATCAGGAAAAGACGTATCATTACGGTGGGCTGTCCAAGGCAGAAATGGTGCAACTGGCGAGGAATGCTGTGGATATGTGTTGGGCTGATGAACAGACTAAGAAGGATATTTACACAGAGTTGGATACTATTGATACTAACTAG
- a CDS encoding allantoate permease (similar to Aspergillus niger CBS 513.88 XP_001397379.1): MALLPTDQTDADVAHLQASEVDPLLGPRTMAEPSQDPSRLETAPDAGVARRVLKKIDRAIIPLLFVTYMLNFMDKIILSSAAVFGLRDDNHLVGQQYSWVSSIFYFGYLVWEYPTTILIARLPTGKYLTANTLFWGAVVALTAACRNFGGLMAVRFLLGVAEATITPGFMFLTSTWYTRDEMPTRVGIWFAGNSVGGLVSSLLAFGVGHIKDDVHPWRWMYIILGVATFLWAIPMFFFLPDSISKAKFLTPEERQIAKNRVIIAGTGSTENSSWKWDQVVECLIDPKSWLIFFISLLTQIPNGGTQGFSNIIIQSFHFTNLQSTLINIPYSLITAGVIAGVGHLSGRFRKLNCLLIVAVVMPCVVGAAIIYRRGSVSHGVQLFAYFLLSTGPAAMPLAMSLVQSNFRGVTKKMTITAMQFIAYCTGNIVGPQLFRQTEAPTYESAFQAIMICYALAITLAVALRFYLQWVNAKRTREEGFEGSAGAAGAVADGKMPTQLTGRDVAEAATEVQLRPEDYEDVTDWKMVGFRYRL, encoded by the exons ATGGCCCTCCTCCCTACGGACCAGACCGATGCGGACGTTGCTCATCTACAAGCCTCAGAAGTTGATCCTCTCCTTGGGCCTCGCACCATGGCTGAACCTTCGCAGGATCCGTCGCGTTTGGAGACGGCACCCGATGCGGGTGTGGCTCGTCGTGTCTTGAAAAAGATTGACAGAGCGATTATTCCGTTGCTGTTTGTCACGTACATGCTCAATTTTATGGATAAGATCATCCTGTCGAGCGCAGCTGTGTTTGGACTGCGCGATGATAAT CACCTCGTCGGGCAGCAGTATAGCTGGGTGTCCAGCATCTTT TATTTTGGGTACCTTGTTTGGGAATATCCCACGACTATCCTGATTGCCCGCCTACCCACCGGCAAGTATCTCACCGCAAACACTCTCTTCTGGGGAGCGGTCGTTGCCTTGACGGCTGCTTGCAGGAACTTTGGCGGTCTCATGGCTGTTCGTTTCCTCTTGGGTGTCGCCGAAGCCACCATCACGCCTGGGTTCATGTTTttgacatcaacatggtACACCCGTGATGAGATGCCCACCCGTGTAGGTATCTGGTTTGCCGGAAACTCTGTCGGTGGACTGGTATCAAGCCTACTTGCCTTTGGCGTTGGACATATCAAAGACGATGTTCATCCTTGGAGATGGATGTACATCATTCTCGGGGTCGCCACCTTTCTCTGGGCGATCCccatgttcttcttcctgcCTGACAGCATTTCGAAAGCAAAGTTTCTCACTCCCGAGGAACGACAAATTGCAAAGAACCGTGTCATCATCGCAGGTACCGGTTCAACCGAGAATTCATCCTGGAAATGGGACCAAGTAGTAGAGTGCCTCATCGACCCCAAGTCCTGGCTCATCTTCTTTATCAGTCTCTTGACGCAGATTCCCAACGGCGGAACTCAGGGCTTCtcaaacatcatcatccaatCCTTTCACTTCACCAACCTCCAATCCAcgctcatcaacatcccctACTCTCTCATCACGGCCGGTGTCATCGCCGGCGTGGGCCACCTCTCCGGCCGTTTCCGCAAACTCAACTGCCTTCTCATCGTTGCCGTCGTGATGCCCTGCGTCGTCGGTGCGGCCATCATCTACCGCCGAGGCAGTGTATCTCATGGCGTCCAACTATTCGCCTACTTCCTCCTATCCACTGGACCTGCCGCAATGCCACTCGCCATGTCTCTAGTGCAGTCTAACTTCCGCGGCGTCACTAAGAAAATGACCATTACGGCCATGCAGTTCATCGCCTACTGTACGGGGAATATTGTTGGGCCGCAGCTCTTCCGCCAAACCGAGGCGCCAACGTACGAGTCTGCTTTTCAGGCCATCATGATTTGCTATGCGCTGGCGATAACCCTGGCCGTGGCGCTCAGATTCTACTTGCAGTGGGTGAATGCGAAAAGGACTAGGGAAGAAGGGTTTGAGGGtagtgctggtgctgctggtgcggTTGCTGATGGGAAGATGCCTACACAGCTTACTGGGAGGGATGTTGCTGAGGCGGCGACGGAAGTGCAGCTTCGGCCGGAGGATTATGAGGATGTGACGGATTGGAAAATGGTGGGGTTCAGATATCGTTTGTAA
- a CDS encoding branchpoint-bridging protein (similar to Coccidioides immitis RS XP_001244327.1), with protein sequence MSWRNQGITGSNNIPLGKRRFAGDDEEVASHEPPRGRDPEPRSEADGPRRRKKRNRWGDASENKAAGLMGLPTAIMSNMTSEQLEAYTLHLRIEEISQKLRIDDVVPADGDRSPSPAPQYDNHGRRINTREYRYRKKLEDERHKLIEKAMKTIPNYHPPQDYRRPTKTQEKVYVPVNDYPEINFTFSPYQVGLLIGPRGNTLKKMEGESGAKIAIRGKGSVKEGKGRSDAAHSSNQEEDLHCLIMADTEDKINKAKQLIHNVIETAASIPEGQNELKRNQLRELAALNGTLRDDENQACQNCGKIGHRKYDCPERQNYTASIICRVCGNAGHMARDCPDRQRGASWRNDGRPAGRPNGGDAVDREMEQLMQELGGGGPQARIEAGPGGGDQNGADVKPWQRGPTGGPAPWRSRNNDSHDGESRGSGAAPPWARERNRGGHDHGDRDRDRDRDRDNGYGQGYGSSGSGAPPPWQQQQQQQQYPAPGTQGGYPGYAGYGGYAPPPGMGAPPGLPQTGAGLAAPPGLAGVNALIQQYAGAAGQAPPPPPPSGDAPPPPPPPPGNQPPPPPPPGA encoded by the exons ATGTCGTGGAGAAATCAAGGCATCACAGGCTCGAATAATATTCCTCTGGGCAAGCGTCGTTTCGctggcgacgatgaggaagtAGCCAGCCACGAACCGCCGCGAGGCCGCGACCCAGAACCCAGAAGCGAAGCAGATGGCCCTCGCCGTAGAAAGAAGCGCAACAGATGGGGTGACGCATCCGAGAACAAGGCTGCCGGCCTAATGGGCTTGcccaccgccatcatgtctaACATGACTAGCGAGCAGTTGGAAGCTTACACTTTGCATCTTCGTATCGAAGAAATCAGCCAGAAACTGCGTATTGACGATGTCGTCCCTGCCGACGGCGATAG ATCGCCCTCGCCAGCTCCCCAATACGATAACCACGGTCGACGTATCAACACGCGCGAATACCGATACCGCAAGAAGCTCGAGGACGAGCGACACAAGCTGATTGAAAAGGCTATGAAGACGATTCCTAACTATCATCCTCCCCAGGATTATCGCAGGCCCACCAAGACCCAGGAGAAGGTCTACGTACCTGTGAATGACTACCCGGAGATTAACTTCA CTTTCTCCCCCTATCAAGTTGGCTTACTTATCGGACCTCGTGGTAATACACTCAAGAAAATGGAGGGGGAATCTGGTGCCAAAATTGCTATCCGAGGAAAAGGCTCCGTCAAGGAGGGCAAAGGCCGCTCAGATGCCGCTCACTCAAGCAaccaggaggaggacttgCACTGTCTTATCATGGCAGACACGGAGGATAAGATCAACAAGGCGAAGCAGCTTATTCACAACGTCATTGAAACG GCGGCTTCCATCCCAGAAGGCCAGAACGAACTGAAGCGCAATCAATTGCGAGAGCTAGCTGCGCTCAACGGTACTCTACGAGATGACGAGAACCAGGCTTGCCAAAACTGTGGCAAGATTGGCCACCGCAAGTACGACTGTCCCGAGCGCCAGAACTACACTGCCAGCATCATCTGCCGTGTTTGTGGTAACGCGGGACACATGGCCCGTGATTGTCCCGACCGACAGAGAGGTGCTAGCTGGCGAAACGATGGCCGGCCGGCAGGTAGACCCAATGGCGGGGATGCGGTTGATCGTGAAATGGAG CAACTCATGCAAGAACTCGGAGGAGGTGGTCCTCAAGCTCGAATTGAAGCCGGTCCTGGGGGCGGTGATCAAAACGGAGCAGATGTCAAGCCCTGGCAACGAGGACCTACTGGTGGCCCTGCTCCCTGGAGATCTCGCAACAACGACTCCCATGACGGCGAGTCTCGTGGATCTGGTGCCGCGCCACCCTGGGCTCGGGAACGAAACCGTGGTGGGCATGATCATGGAGACCGTGACCGGGATCGCGACCGAGACCGTGATAACGGCTATGGTCAAGGTTACGGTTCTTCTGGATCCGgtgctcctcctccttggcagcagcagcagcagcaacagcagtaCCCGGCACCCGGAACCCAAGGCGGATACCCTGGATATGCTGGTTACGGCGGTTATGCACCTCCTCCTGGTATGGGCGCACCTCCAGGTCTTCCTCAGACTGGTGCCGGACTTGCAGCTCCCCCTGGCCTTGCAGGAGTAAATGCTCTAATTCAACAATATGCCGGCGCCGCTggccaagctcctcctccgccaccaccTTCGGGCgatgcgccgccgccgcctcctccccctcctgGAAACCAGCCTCCCCCTCCACCGCCTCCCGGCGCTTGA